GTTCCAGGTAGACCTGTGCGAACTCTGTGCGGGCCGCCTCGTCGAGGGCGAGCAGGTCGGGCACCCGGTTCTTGGGGTGGAGGTGGACCTCGTACGGCCAGTGGGCGGCGTACGGCACGAAGGCGATCCAGTGCTCGGTCTCCAGGACCACCCGCTCGGCGTCGGCCTTCTCGCGGGCGACGACGTCGTCGAAGAGGTTCCGTCCGGTCGCCGCCCGGTGCTCGTCGGCGCGGCGGCGCATGGCGGCCGTGCGGGGCGTGACGTACGGGAAGGCGTAGATCTGGCCGTGCGCGTGGGGCAGCGTGACGCCGATCTCCCGGCCGCGGTTCTCGAAGCAGTAGACCTGCTCGACTCCGGGCAGGGCGGAGAGCGCGGCGGTGCGGTCGGTCCAGGCGTCGAGGACGAGCCGGGCCCGCTCCTCGGTGAGGTCGGCGAAGGAGTCCGTGTGGTCGTCGGTGAAGCAGACGACCTCGCAGCGGCCGACGCCGCCGGAGAGGGAGGGGAAGCGGTTCTCGAAGACCACCACCTCGTACTCCTCCTCGGGGATCTCGCTCTCGCGGCCGTCCCGGGCGGGGCAGAGCGGGCAGGCGTCGGCCGGCGGGAGGTAGGTGCGGGCCTGCCGGTGCGAGGCGACGGCGACGTCGTCGCCGGTGAGCTCGTCGTACCGGATCTCGGAGCGGGAGACGACGGGGGTGAGGGGGCGGGGGTCGACGGCGGTGCGGACGGCGTCGTCGCGCGTGTCGTAGTAGATCAGCTCGCGCCCGTCGGCGAGCGTGGTGACGGTCTTCTTCACGGGGTGCCTCCGGGCGGATCAAACAGAACCACGCATAAAGAATCACATTCAAACATCGCAGTCAATGGTGAAGCCGGGCCCCGCACCCGGGGCCCGGCTTCACCACCACCTCAGGCCGTCGCTTCGGCCGTCGCCTCAGGCCGTCACCTCAGGCCGTCACCTCAGGCCGTCGACTCAGGCCGTCACCTCAGGCCGTCACCTCAGAAGGAGCCGCGCTGCCCCGGCACCGCCCGGTCGAGCAGCCCCGTACGGGCCGCCAGGGCCGCCGCCTCAAGGCGCGAACCGACCCCCAGCTTCATCAGCACCCGCTGCACGTGCGTCCGCGCCGTGCTCGGCGCGATCCCCATGCCCGCCGCGATCAGCCGGGTGTCCTCGCCCTCCGCGACCCGCACCAGGACCTCCACCTCCCGCTGCGTGAGCAGCCGGAGCAGCCGCTGCGCCTCGTCGTCCGGCTGCGCCGAAGGGTGCAGCAGCTCCGCGAAGGCCCCCTGGAGCAGCTGCGGCGCCACCGCCGCCTCCCCCGCCCGCGCCTTCACCAGGGCGCGCTCGACGCCCTCGATGCGCTCGTCGTGGCGGACGTACCCCGAGGCCCCGGCCGCGAACGCCGCCGCGATCCCCCGCGGCGAGGGCACCGGGCCGAGCACCACGACGGCCACCTGCGGCCGCTCCCGCTTGATCCGTACGACCGGGTCGAAGGTCCCCGGCGCGTCCGGCGCCGCCGTGCCGAGGAGGCAGA
The DNA window shown above is from Streptomyces vietnamensis and carries:
- a CDS encoding helix-turn-helix transcriptional regulator, which gives rise to MGVRLVVVDDHRLLAEALASALKLRGHRVLAAAAPVAGAAELVVGRAPEVCLLGTAAPDAPGTFDPVVRIKRERPQVAVVVLGPVPSPRGIAAAFAAGASGYVRHDERIEGVERALVKARAGEAAVAPQLLQGAFAELLHPSAQPDDEAQRLLRLLTQREVEVLVRVAEGEDTRLIAAGMGIAPSTARTHVQRVLMKLGVGSRLEAAALAARTGLLDRAVPGQRGSF
- the galT gene encoding galactose-1-phosphate uridylyltransferase, which produces MKKTVTTLADGRELIYYDTRDDAVRTAVDPRPLTPVVSRSEIRYDELTGDDVAVASHRQARTYLPPADACPLCPARDGRESEIPEEEYEVVVFENRFPSLSGGVGRCEVVCFTDDHTDSFADLTEERARLVLDAWTDRTAALSALPGVEQVYCFENRGREIGVTLPHAHGQIYAFPYVTPRTAAMRRRADEHRAATGRNLFDDVVAREKADAERVVLETEHWIAFVPYAAHWPYEVHLHPKNRVPDLLALDEAARTEFAQVYLELLRRFDRIFGPDEPPTPYIAAWHQAPFTDERREDFGLHLELFTVRRASGKLKFLAGTESGMGAFMNDIRPEDAARRLREVASA